The following DNA comes from Verrucomicrobiia bacterium.
CCTCCCCGACGGACCGCTCGGCAGTGATGTCAGCGCCTTCCCGGGTGGCCGCGGCTTCCAACTGAGCCTCATGACCATCCGGTCTGGTGTCGGCCGCCGGTGTTTCCACCGTGGACGAAGGTATCGTCTCCCCCGCGGGCGGGGCAGCTTCGGGAATGGCAGCGACGGTGGGCGGCACGACGGGCTCAGGGACGGGCGCGGGTTCGGGAGGAGCGGTGGCGGGCGATTCGACCGGGGTTTCCGGCGGACTCTCGCCCGGAGGCGGGCCCAATCGGTCCAACAGGTATTCCGCAGTGATCTTGTCGAGCGTGCTGGAGGCGACCTTGGCGTTCGTAATGCCCAGTTCCTTGGCCTTGGCGATGACTACCTTGCTTTCGAGGCCGAGCTTCCGGGCGATGTCGTAAATGCGAACGGGCATAGAGAATTCACTTCGTGCGGCCCCCGGGACGATCCCGGCGGCCAGGGCAACCACCGCGGCGTCACGGCGTGGTGGAGCGTGTTGCCGAGGAGGGCTCCTGGCGACGGATCGCCTCCGCTTGAACCGCGGCCAGCACGGCAACGGCCTGATCCCCGATCTCGGGGTTGGATTGAAGATCGTCCACCTCGGCCTGGGACAGATCGTCGAAAGAATGGAAACCCATGTGAACCAGGGCGCTGGCGTGAGCCTCGCTGATCCCGGGGATGTCCGACAACCCCTTGATCGCCTCGGCCACCTTCTCCTCGAAGCCCATCTCGGGGGCCACCTTCTCCTCCTCGATGTCCACGTACCATCCTGTCAGCTTCGAAGTCAGGCGCGCATTCTGCCCCCGCCGGCCGATGGCCAGGGACAACTGGTCGGTCGCCACCAGGACCTTCACCCGGCGATTCGCCTCATCCACCTCGAAGCTCTTCAACTTCGCCGGCGACAGCGCCGCGCTGATGTAGCTCCGAATGTCCGAGGACCACGGGATGATGTCCACCTTCTCGTTGTTCAGCTCCCGGACGATGTTCTTCACCCGCTGACCCCGCAGTCCGACACAGGCCCCCACCGGATCCACCTTCGAGTCGCGCGAATAGACGGCCAGCTTGGTCCGGTAACCGGGCTCGCGGGCGATCGCCTTCACCTCGATCGTCCCATCCGAAATCTCCGCCACCTCGAGCTGGAACAGCTTGATGACAAACATGGGATCCGACCGGCTCAGGATGATCTCGGGCCCATGCACCGTGGTCTCCACCGCCTTCACGTAGGCGCGCACCCGCTCTCCGGTCTGGTACTCCTCGGTCGGCACCCGCTCCCGGTTCGGCAGCAGCGCCTCGTACCGGCCCAGGTCCACCACCACATCCGAACGCTCGAACCGCCGCACCACCCCGCTGACGATGTCGCCCACCCGGTCCTTGAACTCCTCCAGGATCAACTGCTTCTCCGCCCGCCGAAGTTGCTGCATCACGGCCTGCCGTGCGTTCTGGGCGGCGATCCGACCGAAATCGGCAGGCGTCACCTCCACCTCGACCTCATCCCCCACCTGCGCGTCCGGCTTCGTCCGGCGCGCCTCCGCAATGGAAAGCTGGTCGTGCTTCGAGATCACCTTGTCACTCACGATCAACCGGGCGAACGCCTTGATCGCCCCGGTCTTCGGATCGATGCTGCACCGCAGGTCACGGGCCGGCCCCACGGCACGCCGGGCCGCCGCGACGAGGGCCTCCTCGACGGCACGGACCAGCACGTCGCGACTGATACCCTTCTCGCGCTCCCAGTACTCCAGAACTGCCAGCAATTCCGCGTTCATAGCTCGTTGGCCGTGCCCACCGGAGAACAAAAAAGTCGGCGGATAACCGACTTCGCTCGCTGGTGGACCAGCCAGTTGTCCAAGATGGGTGGCAGGCTAGGAAGGGGCGGAAACCACCGTCAAGCGTCAATTCCCCCCAATCCGCGGCATTCCCTGCCGGGACCCCACCGTCCCCGCGTCAATCCTGCCGCCCGACGGCAGGACCGGTCAACGTATGGTACCGCCCCGCCGCCAAAGGCCCGAACCGCGTTTCCCTGCCCGCGCCGTCCAGGTACCGAACCGCCACCTCGTCCACCCCGGCGGCCGCCCCCAGCCCAAAAACCAGCCGCGGATCGTTGCTCGATGCGTACCCCTCGTTGGGCTGCACCTGACGCCACTGCACCCGGCCCCCGGCCTCCAGCCGGACCATCGCGTTGCGCGCCACCTGCCCCCGGCTGTCCCGTACATCCAACCCGATCCAGTTCCCGCGGCCGCCCATCCGGTTTCGCAGCACATGAACCGGACCATCCTTGTTCACCACCACCACATCCTCGGCGCCGTCGTTGTTCAAGTCGCCAAAG
Coding sequences within:
- the nusA gene encoding transcription termination/antitermination protein NusA encodes the protein MNAELLAVLEYWEREKGISRDVLVRAVEEALVAAARRAVGPARDLRCSIDPKTGAIKAFARLIVSDKVISKHDQLSIAEARRTKPDAQVGDEVEVEVTPADFGRIAAQNARQAVMQQLRRAEKQLILEEFKDRVGDIVSGVVRRFERSDVVVDLGRYEALLPNRERVPTEEYQTGERVRAYVKAVETTVHGPEIILSRSDPMFVIKLFQLEVAEISDGTIEVKAIAREPGYRTKLAVYSRDSKVDPVGACVGLRGQRVKNIVRELNNEKVDIIPWSSDIRSYISAALSPAKLKSFEVDEANRRVKVLVATDQLSLAIGRRGQNARLTSKLTGWYVDIEEEKVAPEMGFEEKVAEAIKGLSDIPGISEAHASALVHMGFHSFDDLSQAEVDDLQSNPEIGDQAVAVLAAVQAEAIRRQEPSSATRSTTP